The following proteins are encoded in a genomic region of Ornithinibacillus sp. 4-3:
- a CDS encoding M20 family metallopeptidase gives MNRTNKLLCDVSDYVWAHPETRFEEYESMEKICEALEQEGFAVEKNVGGIETAFVGTYGNGGPVIGFLGEYDALAGLSQKSGITEKEAIEPNANGHGCGHNLLGTASLAAAFALKDYLEKNNVSGTVKYFGCPGEEGGSGKTYMVREGVFKDVDLALTWHPGFANAVTVESSLANYQVYFKFEGISSHAAGSPHLGRSALDAVELMNKGVNYLREHVIQDARMHYAVTNAGGISPNVVQPVAEVLYLVRAPQLEQVKSIFERVVKIAEGAALMTETKMTMRFDKACSNYIPNRSLEKVVYEKMVEVGPSTYTDEEKAFAKDIWNTLTEEQKDAAIQAFDGIAEVGEVSDTYVADFITPYQPGEKVKPVSTDVGDVSWVVPTAQCTTATWAIGTPGHSWQVVSQGTTSIAKKAMLQTGKILALTAIEVLENKELLEEIKQEHEAKFKNRTYECPIPKDVQPTRLKG, from the coding sequence GTGAATCGTACGAATAAATTACTATGTGATGTAAGCGATTACGTATGGGCTCACCCAGAAACAAGATTTGAAGAATATGAATCCATGGAAAAAATTTGTGAAGCATTAGAGCAAGAAGGTTTTGCTGTAGAAAAAAATGTTGGAGGAATTGAGACTGCTTTTGTTGGTACTTATGGCAATGGGGGTCCTGTTATTGGATTCTTAGGTGAGTATGATGCGCTTGCTGGCTTGAGTCAGAAAAGCGGCATTACAGAAAAGGAAGCAATTGAGCCAAATGCAAATGGTCATGGATGTGGACATAACCTATTAGGAACTGCATCTTTAGCAGCGGCCTTTGCTTTAAAAGATTATTTAGAGAAAAATAATGTAAGTGGAACTGTAAAATACTTTGGTTGTCCTGGAGAAGAGGGCGGATCAGGTAAGACATATATGGTAAGAGAAGGTGTCTTTAAAGATGTTGATCTGGCGTTAACTTGGCACCCAGGCTTTGCTAATGCAGTGACAGTAGAAAGCTCACTAGCAAACTATCAAGTTTATTTTAAATTTGAAGGAATTTCTTCTCATGCGGCAGGTTCTCCTCATTTGGGACGCAGTGCATTAGATGCTGTGGAACTAATGAATAAAGGAGTAAACTACTTACGCGAGCATGTGATTCAAGATGCACGTATGCATTATGCAGTGACAAATGCGGGAGGAATTTCGCCAAATGTTGTTCAACCTGTTGCAGAAGTATTATATCTTGTTCGTGCACCTCAATTAGAACAAGTGAAAAGTATATTTGAACGAGTAGTGAAAATTGCAGAAGGTGCAGCATTGATGACAGAAACAAAAATGACAATGAGATTTGATAAAGCATGCTCAAACTATATTCCAAATCGCTCATTAGAAAAAGTCGTATATGAAAAGATGGTAGAGGTAGGTCCATCAACATATACAGATGAAGAAAAAGCATTTGCAAAGGATATTTGGAATACATTAACAGAGGAACAGAAGGATGCTGCGATTCAGGCTTTTGATGGTATTGCTGAAGTTGGTGAAGTATCAGATACGTATGTTGCCGATTTCATTACACCTTATCAGCCAGGGGAGAAAGTGAAACCTGTTTCTACCGACGTTGGTGATGTAAGCTGGGTTGTACCGACAGCACAATGCACAACAGCTACTTGGGCAATTGGAACACCTGGTCATTCGTGGCAAGTTGTTTCCCAAGGTACAACGTCTATTGCAAAGAAAGCTATGCTTCAGACAGGTAAAATTCTCGCTTTAACTGCGATAGAGGTATTAGAGAACAAGGAATTATTGGAAGAAATTAAACAAGAACACGAAGCGAAGTTTAAAAACCGTACGTATGAGTGTCCTATTCCAAAAGATGTCCAACCAACTAGATTAAAAGGATAA
- a CDS encoding DUF4362 domain-containing protein, which translates to MRYVIIAIVFIILLAGCQSNKENEVINEHNDFTNIERLDQFVENIKNGIEDEIVFIQYGVEVQEARNTLTYNGNQINVTNHSDGDFIEEYDCEDLLSESNEDLTTYTLKGCMGLPHDYELVAVPK; encoded by the coding sequence GTGCGCTACGTAATTATAGCTATTGTATTTATTATCCTATTAGCCGGATGTCAGTCCAATAAAGAAAATGAAGTAATCAATGAACATAATGATTTTACGAATATTGAGCGTTTGGACCAATTTGTAGAAAATATTAAGAATGGTATAGAGGATGAGATAGTTTTTATTCAATATGGGGTAGAAGTTCAGGAAGCGCGTAATACACTGACTTACAATGGAAACCAAATTAATGTCACCAACCATTCAGATGGAGATTTTATTGAAGAGTATGATTGTGAAGATTTGTTGAGTGAATCAAATGAGGATTTAACCACTTATACACTGAAAGGATGTATGGGTCTTCCACATGATTATGAATTAGTAGCTGTACCGAAATAA
- a CDS encoding dihydropteridine reductase gives MQIYWTKINKIIEETPEVKTYMLDCPEGFTWEEGAHTHMALEGFNAGDKPNRSLIRHMSISTLPHENSIGITTRIKELCSEFKQILRTLEVGTEVALFKTHSNVPLKREKKNVYLLSSGVGLATFRPLILDYFERADDVNQMHSLNIDSTKDFLFPNLVVPASDQNFTSQFVDNRQDYYKEVKNLAADKDGLFYVVGSDEFLIQNIEALLEEGIKPEQIMLDKHKSQLPEFLPIDVEV, from the coding sequence ATGCAAATATACTGGACTAAAATAAATAAAATTATTGAAGAGACTCCTGAAGTTAAAACATATATGCTTGATTGCCCTGAAGGCTTTACATGGGAAGAAGGCGCCCATACTCATATGGCACTAGAAGGCTTTAATGCTGGAGATAAACCAAATCGCAGTCTAATTCGTCATATGTCTATTTCTACTTTACCACATGAAAATTCCATTGGGATCACAACACGTATTAAAGAGCTATGCTCTGAATTCAAGCAGATTTTAAGAACGCTTGAAGTAGGTACTGAAGTTGCATTATTTAAAACACATTCCAATGTACCACTTAAACGAGAAAAGAAAAATGTTTACTTATTATCATCTGGTGTTGGTTTAGCAACTTTCAGACCACTTATACTTGATTATTTCGAACGTGCTGATGATGTTAATCAAATGCATTCCTTAAATATTGATTCAACAAAGGATTTCTTATTCCCTAACCTTGTTGTACCTGCATCTGATCAGAATTTCACATCACAGTTTGTCGATAATCGTCAAGATTATTATAAAGAAGTGAAAAATCTTGCTGCAGACAAGGATGGACTTTTTTATGTTGTTGGTAGTGATGAATTCCTTATTCAAAACATTGAAGCATTACTTGAGGAAGGCATTAAGCCAGAACAGATTATGCTTGATAAGCATAAGTCACAATTACCTGAGTTCTTACCAATTGATGTAGAGGTTTAA
- a CDS encoding M20 family metallopeptidase — translation MTVRLEDHVREYLIDNRDEFIRISDFIFEHPEIRFLEHESAKFLAHECEKVGFEVERGVANIETAFVGTYGSGKPVIGFLGEYDALSGLGQVANESCQKPDGNDAGHGCGHNLLGTGAFAAACAVKDYLEKNNLPGTVKFFGCPAEEGGSGKTYMVREGVFEDLDFALTWHPNKVNSIMSLSSNANYQVYFKFEGVSSHAAASPHLGRSALDAVELMSSGVNYLREHVVPEARMHYAYTNTGGISPNVVQPVAEVLYLIRAPRVQQVDDIFKRVVKIAEGAALMTETKMTMKFDKACSNYIPNRALEEILFAALQDSLVEEPTEEEKAYAKQIWESLTPNEKDGYISSMASSGYVGDGSEFEGKYLADSIVDYHPSEKAMAGSTDVSDVSWVVPTAQVAIATGALGTPGHSWQMTAQGKSSFAHKGMLRAAESMAKAAIHVLENESSLEKVQAEFAAFRAKNPYTCPIPDDVQPTILKK, via the coding sequence ATGACCGTTCGATTAGAAGACCATGTAAGAGAATATTTAATAGATAATAGAGATGAATTTATCAGAATTAGTGATTTTATTTTTGAACATCCAGAAATTCGTTTTTTAGAACATGAATCTGCAAAGTTTTTAGCGCATGAATGTGAAAAAGTAGGATTTGAGGTAGAACGTGGTGTTGCAAATATTGAAACAGCCTTTGTGGGAACTTATGGAAGTGGAAAACCAGTTATTGGTTTTTTAGGTGAGTATGACGCGCTTTCCGGTTTAGGACAAGTAGCAAATGAATCATGTCAAAAACCAGATGGAAATGATGCAGGACATGGTTGTGGACATAATTTGCTAGGGACAGGAGCATTTGCAGCTGCTTGTGCGGTAAAGGATTATTTGGAAAAAAATAATCTACCAGGAACAGTGAAATTTTTCGGCTGTCCAGCAGAAGAAGGTGGATCAGGTAAGACATATATGGTCCGCGAAGGAGTATTTGAAGATCTTGATTTTGCATTAACATGGCATCCAAATAAAGTAAATAGCATTATGAGTCTATCTAGTAATGCGAACTACCAAGTTTATTTTAAATTTGAAGGTGTTTCTTCCCATGCAGCAGCTTCTCCGCATCTAGGGCGCAGTGCATTAGATGCTGTTGAATTAATGAGCTCAGGAGTAAACTATTTACGTGAACATGTAGTGCCAGAGGCAAGAATGCATTATGCATATACCAATACAGGAGGCATTTCGCCAAATGTGGTTCAGCCTGTAGCTGAGGTTCTTTATTTAATCCGTGCACCACGTGTTCAACAGGTGGATGATATTTTCAAACGTGTTGTGAAAATCGCTGAAGGTGCGGCGTTAATGACAGAAACAAAAATGACAATGAAATTCGATAAAGCGTGTTCTAATTATATTCCAAACCGTGCACTTGAGGAAATCTTATTTGCAGCATTACAAGATTCTTTAGTGGAGGAACCTACAGAAGAAGAAAAAGCATATGCTAAACAAATTTGGGAATCGTTAACACCAAATGAGAAGGATGGATATATTTCATCTATGGCTAGCTCTGGATATGTTGGTGATGGTAGTGAATTCGAAGGGAAATACTTAGCAGATTCAATTGTTGATTATCATCCATCAGAAAAAGCGATGGCGGGATCAACAGACGTATCAGATGTGAGTTGGGTAGTTCCAACTGCACAAGTAGCAATAGCAACAGGAGCACTTGGCACACCTGGACATTCATGGCAGATGACAGCACAAGGGAAAAGCAGCTTTGCACATAAAGGTATGCTTCGTGCAGCAGAATCCATGGCAAAAGCAGCGATACATGTGTTAGAAAATGAATCTTCTTTAGAAAAGGTTCAAGCAGAATTCGCAGCTTTCCGAGCGAAGAATCCGTACACCTGCCCAATCCCAGATGATGTTCAACCGACAATTTTGAAAAAGTAA